A DNA window from Oscarella lobularis chromosome 8, ooOscLobu1.1, whole genome shotgun sequence contains the following coding sequences:
- the LOC136190521 gene encoding kielin/chordin-like protein — translation MTKPSVLFTLAWVVAGLLQPRAEAISQQKTTEETTPVDLSGSAMKCSFDGQDYYPEEEFKPSPCSLCICHWSGKVNCTPIICDSVPCGQYAITLHPPKDECCPRCKNVMCYHKGDWHRAGQRWIEQVIERGKRCRSKCTCKVTGEVDCDKSENRCDQSVHIPTCKENGNVYHVGQKWIGRKRVNGRQCKMPCECTRTGKRCNKKACPKKLCRVGNATYREGEEFGQQSTECWTRCTCIDGGAKCVPCPTPSRPVAALSRCRRECDHVDFEREGCDKVRRKICTCPERCLRNGSTRCCKTVERQENVTLSCTGGRQKVLPIKQATHCICKACDPLSLPPPLVSSAESELF, via the exons ATGACGAAACCGTCGGTGCTCTTTACTTTGGCGTGGGTCGTCGCGGGCCTACTGCAGCCGCGCGCGGAAGCGATCtcacaacaaaaaacaacCGAAGAAACAACGCCGGTCGACCTAAGCG GATCGGCGATGAAGTGCTCTTTTGACGGACAAGATTATTATCCCGAGGAGGAATTCAAACCGAGTCCATGCTCGTTGTGCATTTGTCATTGGTCGGGCAAAGTCAACTGTACGCCTATTATTTGCGATTCCGTCCCGTGCGGACAATATGCAATAACGTTGCATCCACCGAAGGACGAATGCTGTCCGCGATGCAAAA acGTTATGTGCTATCACAAGGGCGACTGGCATCGCGCCGGTCAACGGTGGATCGAACAGGTCATCGAAAGAGGGAAACGGTGTCGCTCGAAGTGCACGTGCAAAGTAACCGGCGAAGTCGATTGCGACAAATCTGAAAATCGGTGCGACCAAAGCGTTCACATTCCAA CGTGCAAGGAAAACGGAAATGTCTACCATGTCGGTCAGAAGTGGATAGGGCGCAAGCGCGTTAACGGCAGACAGTGCAAAATGCCGTGCGAGTGCACGCGAACGGGAAAGCGATGCAATAAAAAGGCGTGTCCGAAAAAAC TTTGCCGCGTGGGCAACGCAACGTACAGAGAAGGCGAAGAGTTCGGGCAACAGAGCACGGAATGCTGGACGCGCTGCACGTGCATCGACGGAGGCGCAAAGTGCGTGCCGTGCCCGACCCCGTCGCGTCCCGTCGCCGCGCTTTCGAGATGCCGACGCGAGTGCGAccacgtcgatttcgagcgCGAAGGGTGCGACAAAGTGCGACGGAAGATTTGCACGTGTCCAGAGCGTTGCCTGCGCAACGGATCGACGCGCTGCTGCAAGACGGTCGAGCGACAGGAAAACGTCACGCTCTCGTGCACCGGGGGGCGGCAAAAGGTGTTGCCCATCAAGCAGGCGACACATTGCATATGCAAGGCGTGCGACCCGCtgtcgctgccgccgccgctcgtaTCGTCCGCCGAAAGCGAATTGTTTTAA
- the LOC136190034 gene encoding dynein axonemal assembly factor 11-like, with the protein MSTAVDWECDLCRCAFSFSFLTGNPCTEYDGYRSYVVAALPQLEWLDGKEIEISERILANQELDRNRARIVKLEEDYAKKRVGGWAAEKARASGKKPGFDGRWYTDTDAHLPSETESEKGRADDDNERWDEPTAYTPESRLETHRYLAEKRKENEEPRLSRLCMVYRRFVDKASATSKSRAPPKRVLRLQTEDGRRLNVNEGKFEFSLTEIDGGNAFALDVAVPRFLDTSLMDCDIEPTFVKCVIKGKVLQLTLPDEVSPDRSSAKRSQTTGHLVLTMPKVNRIVKPSVPKAPVRAKRDEVPPTPPSLPSKVAPGPPNDNEKDSSLSSPFIDDPDVPPLI; encoded by the exons ATGTCGACTGCGGTCGACTGGGAATGCGATCTATGCAGATGCgccttctctttcagttttCTGACCGGAAATCCTTGCACAGAATACGATGGATATCGCTCCTATGTTGTGGCCGCTTTGCCGCAACTCGAG TGGCTAGACGGAAAGGAAATTGAAATATCCGAGCGGATATTAGCCAATCAG GAATTAGATCGAAACAGAGCCCGAATAGTGAAGCTAGAAGAGGACTACGCTAAAAAGAGAGTGGGTGGATGG GCCGCGGAAAAAGCTCGGGCATCGGGAAAGAAGCCGGGTTTCGATGGGCGGTGGTACACTGACACTGACGCTCATCTTCCTTCTGAAACGGAATCAGAGAAGGGGCGCGCTGATGACGACAATGA GCGGTGGGACGAACCGACCGCATATACGCCCGAATCCCGACTCGAAACGCATCGTTATTTGGCggaaaagcgaaaagaaaacgaagagccGAGGTTGTCTCGTCTCTGCATGGTatatcgtcgattcgttgatAAAGCGTCTGCTACTAGTAAAAGTCGGGCTCCACCCAAACGCGTGCTTCGTCTGCAAACAGAAGACGGACGGAGGCTGAACGTAAACGAGGGAAA ATTCGAATTTTCCCTAACTGAAATCGACGGGGGAAATGCATTTGCACTTGACGTTGCCGTTCCCAG ATTTCTCGATACGTCTCTCATGGATTGCGATATCGAGCCGACGTTCGTTAAATGCGTGATCAAGGGCAAG GTGCTTCAGCTGACGCTACCGGATGAAGTCAGTCCGGATCGAAGTTCAGCGAAACGATCCCAAACGACAGGCCATCTGGTGCTGACCATGCCAAAg GTGAACCGGATCGTGAAACCGTCAGTGCCCAAGGCTCCAGTGAGAGCGAAAAG GGACGAAGTACCACCAACACCACCATCACTGCCATCTAAGGTAGCACCGGGGCCCCCAAACGACAATGAAAAAGATTCATCATTATCATCGCCCTTTATTGATGACCCAGATGTTCCTCCCCTAATATGA
- the LOC136190523 gene encoding dynein axonemal assembly factor 11-like, with protein sequence MARITEDLIRKRAEHNEGEIATLEELSLHQQDIEKIEHLDKWCRDLRILYLQSNLIPKIENVGRLKKLEYLNLALNNVERIENLQGCESLQKLDLTVNFVGELTSVESLRRNEALREL encoded by the exons ATGGCGCGAA TTACCGAGGATCTGATTCGTAAACGCGCCGAGCATAACGAAGGCGAAATCGCTACGTTGGAAGAGCTTTCGCTTCACCAACAGGATATAGAAAA GATTGAACACTTGGACAAGTGGTGCCGCGACTTGCGAATCCTTTATCTACAAAGCAACCTAATTCCTAAAATAG aaaacgtcggTCGTCTCAAGAAGCTCGAGTATCTCAATCTCGCCTTGAACAACGTCGAAAGGATAGAGAACCTTCAAG GTTGCGAATCTCTACAGAAACTGGATCTTACTGTGAATTTTGTCGGCGAGCTGACGAGCGTCGAGTCGCTACGACGAAACGAGGCTCTTCGCGAACTGTGA